A genomic window from Colletotrichum destructivum chromosome 7, complete sequence includes:
- a CDS encoding Putative armadillo-like helical protein gives MSPSADLPETRETLEAIAAADQTKTISELRKTVTSETTPLPLRFRALFSLKHVACNSKGPDSDAAIEAIAAGFASPSALLKHELAYCLGQTANLVAVPYLRDVLCDLKEDPMCRHEAAEALGALGDASQLDILREYRDREGEDVCITETCEIAIDRIEWENSEQRKLEKLRKR, from the coding sequence ATGTCACCCTCTGCAGACCTCCCCGAGACGCGCGAGacgctcgaggccatcgccgccgccgaccagACAAAGACCATCTCCGAGCTGCGCAAGACGGTCACCTCCGAGACTACCCCGCTGCCCCTTCGCTTCcgcgccctcttctccctcaaGCACGTCGCCTGCAACAGCAAGGGCCCCGAcagcgacgccgccatcgaggccatcgccgccggcttcgccTCCCCTTCGGCCCTGCTCAAGCACGAGCTCGCCTACTGCCTCGGCCAGACCGCcaacctcgtcgccgtcccaTACCTGCGTGATGTCCTTTGCGACCTGAAGGAGGACCCTATGTGCcgccacgaggccgccgaggccctgGGCGCCCTGGGCGATGCCAGCCAGCTCGACATTCTGAGGGAATACAGAGAccgcgagggcgaggacgtctGCATCACCGAGACGTGCGAGATCGCCATCGACCGAATCGAGTGGGAGAACTCGGAGCAGAGgaagctggagaagctgcGCAAGAGGTAA
- a CDS encoding Putative flagellum site-determining protein YlxH/ Fe-S cluster assembling factor NBP35 encodes MAPSLEEDPDSVQDVLANPLKQKPSLVAPEPEHCPGPESAAAGTADSCAGCPNKEICAATATKGPDPDIPIIASRLASVAHKILVLSGKGGVGKSTFTTLLAHAFATNPDSTVGVMDTDICGPSIPKMLGVESETVHVSGAGWSPVWVLDNLGVMSIQFMLPDRDAAVIWRGAKKNGLIKQFLKDVEWGPLDFLLVDTPPGTSDEHLSVNTFLRDSGIDGAVVVTTPQEVSLLDVRKEIDFCRKAGIRVLGLAENMAGFVCPKCTNQSEIFRATTGGGRALAEEMGVPFLGSVPLDPRIGMACDYGESFFDSFPDSPACLAFKEVVRNVSKEIGLNEKDVLPE; translated from the coding sequence ATGGCACCCTCTTTAGAAGAAGACCCGGACTCGGTTCAGGACGTCCTCGCCAATCCGCTGAAACAGAAACCCTCCCTCGTCGCGCCAGAACCGGAACATTGCCCCGGCCCGGAatccgcggcggcgggcacggCCGACTCTTGCGCCGGCTGCCCGAATAAGGAGATCtgcgccgcgacggcgaccaaGGGCCCGGATCCGGACATCCCCATCATCGCGTCGCGCCTCGCCTCCGTCGCGCACAAGATCCTCGTGCTCTCGGggaagggcggcgtcggcaagtCGACCTTCACGACGCTCCTCGCGCACGCCTTCGCGACGAACCCGGACAgcaccgtcggcgtcatGGACACGGACATCTGCGGGCCCTCGATCCCCAAGatgctcggcgtcgagtcCGAGACGGTCCACGTCTCGGGCGCCGGCTGGTCCCCCGTCTGGgtcctcgacaacctcggcgtCATGTCGATCCAGTTCATGCTCCCCGACCGCGACGCTGCCGTCATCTGGCGCGGCGCCAAGAAGAACGGCCTCATCAAGCAGTTCCTCAAGGACGTCGAGTGGGGCcccctcgacttcctcctcgtcgacacgccCCCCGGTACCAGCGACGAGCACCTCAGCGTCAACACCTTCCTCCGAGACAgcggcatcgacggcgccgtcgtcgtcacaACACCTCAGGAGGTCTCGCTGCTCGACGTCCGCAAGGAGATTGACTTTTGCCGCAAGGCCGGCATCCGCGTGCTGGGGCTCGCCGAGAACATGGCCGGCTTCGTGTGCCCCAAGTGCACGAACCAAAGCGAGATCTTccgggcgacgacgggcggcggccgggcgctggccgaggagatggGGGTGCCGTTCCTGGGCAGCGTGCCGCTGGATCCGCGCATCGGCATGGCGTGCGACTACGGCGAGAGCTTCTTCGACAGTTTCCCGGATAGTCCCGCATGTCTGGCGTTCAAGGAGGTTGTGAGGAACGTAAGCAAAGAGATAGGGCTGAACGAGAAGGACGTGCTGCCCGAGtag
- a CDS encoding Putative actin-depolymerizing factor domain, Glia maturation factor, with amino-acid sequence MASESRLYTFSQETKDHLRKFRLGTSRSNEPQAVIYYIDKNTHEIRQDDDKVVYKSLDEISDDLPDHSPRFVLLSYPLTLPSGRLSVPYVLIYYLPITCNNEIRMLYAGAKELMRNTSEVGRVIDIQDAEDLEEIPQKLGSA; translated from the exons ATG GCTTCCGAATCGCGACTCTACACCTTCTCCCAGGAGACCAAGGACCACCTGCGCAAGTTCCGCCTCGGGACCTCGCGGTCCAATGAGCCCCAAGCCGTCATTT ACTACATCGATAAGAACACGCACGAGATCcgccaagacgacgacaaggtcgtTTACAAGTCCCTCGACGAGATCAGCGACGACCTGCCAGACCACAGCCCGCGCTTCGTGCTGCTGAGCTACCCGCTTACACTG CCCTCCGGCCGCCTGTCGGTGCCCTACGTCCTGATCTACTACCTCCCCATCACCTGCAACAACGAGATACGGATGTTGTACGCCGGCGCCAAGGAGCTGATGCGGAATACGAGCGAGGTCGGTCGCGTGATCGACATCCAGGACGCTGAGGACCTGGAGGAGATACCACAGAAGTTGGGTTCTGCGTGA
- a CDS encoding Putative MoaB/Mog domain-containing protein: MFARLTQLSRHIPSAQTLTQAVKPAFPLSGLARARIMVSADERNTRTIHTAACLIIGDEVLGGKTVDTNSAYMAKWCFSLGINLKRVEVIEDDESEIVEAVRRMSDRYDFVVTSGGIGPTHDDITYQSIAKAFDLPLVLNQDAFERMKRLSKPHPNQPHFDWDVDSPALQAKLRMVILPTDEKRDPSKQFLFPHEDLWVPVNVVNGNIHILPGVPRLFEKLLDGLKPSIVPRLTDPEGKGLCRVLISTPLPESAVAGYLTQLAAKVEPKGVKVGSYPLWEQNGTVTLVGRDQAFIESIVDEVVEGVQGKRVYAEGEDDTTAKAGKGIE; the protein is encoded by the exons ATGTTCGCCCGCCTCACCCAGCTGTCCCGCCACATCCCCTCGGCCCAGACACTCACCCAAGCCGTCAAGCCCGCTTTTCCTCTCTccggcctcgcccgcgccAGAATCATGGTCTCGGCCGACGAGCGCAACACCCGCACCATCCACACGGCGGCATGTCTGATTATCGGGGATGAGGTGCTCGGTGGGAAG ACCGTTGAT ACCAACTCGGCGTACATGGCCAAGTGGTGCTTCTCCTTGGGTATT AACTTGAAGAGAGTCGAGGtcatcgaggacgatgagagcgagatcgtcgaggccgtcaggCGCATGAGCGACCGCTACGACTTTGTCGTTACCAG CGGAGGAATCGGACCAAC GCACGACGACATCACCTACCAGTCAATAGCCAAGGCCTTTGACCTGCCCCTCGTCCTCAACCAAGACGCCTTCGAGCGCATGAAGAGGCTCTCGAAGCCGCACCCGAACCAGCCGCACTTCGACTGGGACGTCGACTCCCCGGCTCTGCAGGCGAAGCTGCGGATGGTCATCCTCCCCACCGACGAGAAGCGAGACCCCAGCAAGCAGTTCCTCTTCCCCCACGAGGATCTCTGGGTCCccgtcaacgtcgtcaacggcaacaTCCACATCTTGCCCGGCGTCCCGCGCCTCT TCGAGAAGCTCCTGGACGGCCTGAAGCCGAGCATCGTGCCCAGGCTCACCGACCCGGAGGGCAAGGGCCTCTGCCGTGTGCTCATCTCCACGCCGCTCCCGGAGAGTGCCGTCGCCGGATACCTGACCCAACTCGCGGCCAAGGTGGAGCCcaagggcgtcaaggtcggcagCTACCCTCTGTGGGAACAAAACGGCACGGTCACGCTGGTTGGACG GGACCAGGCCTTCATCGAGAGCatcgtggacgaggtcgtggAAGGTGTTCAGGGCAAGCGCGTAtatgccgagggcgaggatgatACCACAGCCAAAGCGGGAAAGGGCATCGAGTAA
- a CDS encoding Putative small GTP-binding protein, which translates to MASKFLREYKLVVVGGGGVGKSCLTIQLIQSHFVDEYDPTIEDSYRKQCVIDEEVALLDVLDTAGQEEYSAMREQYMRTGEGFLLVYSITSRQSFEEITTFQQQILRVKDKDYFPMVVVGNKCDLESEREVTRQEGEALAKSFGCKFIETSAKSRINVDKAFYDIVREIRRYNREMQGYSTGSGGASGINGPPKPMDVENGEQEAGCCSKCVLM; encoded by the exons ATGGCGTCCAag TTTCTGAGGGAGTACAagttggtcgtcgtcggcggcggtggtgtcGGTAAATCCTGCTTGACCATCCAATTGATTCAGAGCCACTTTGTCGACGAATATGACCCTACGATCGAAG ATTCCTACCGCAAGCAGTgcgtcatcgacgaggaggtcgctCTACTCGATGTCCTCGACACGGCCGGTCAGGAGGAGTACTCCGCCATGAGGGAGCAGTACATGAGGACGGGAGAGGGATTCCTGCTGGTTTACTCCATCACTTCGCGACAGAGCTTCGAGGAGATCACCACATTCCAACAGCAGATCCTGAGAGTAAAGGACAAGGACTACTTCCccatggtcgtcgtcggcaacaAGTGCGATctggagagcgagagagaagtCACACGACAAG AGGGAGAGGCCCTTGCCAAGTCATTCGGCTGCAAGTTCATCGAGACGTCGGCCAAGTCCCGCATCAACGTCGACAAGGCTTTCTACGATATTGTCCGAGAGATCCGTCGGTACAACCGCGAGATGCAGGGCTACTCTACCGGCAGTGGCGGCGCCTCGGGCATCAACGGCCCCCCGAAGCCCATGGAcgtcgagaacggcgagcAAGAGgcaggctgctgctccaAGTGCGTACTAATGTGA
- a CDS encoding Putative zn(2)Cys(6) fungal-type DNA-binding domain-containing protein — protein MSNRVPSTIALPTFDRPQANTNTGSSSSQQQPAQLQQPQPQQQQQTQQTQTQYYGFYGEQPEHGTWPLTGNITQQNQAQMSPQGQQAGLSAVPNTNPLLPDQSQPAQQFPTTEHFTPANSVLPQGNAYTAPAPRTRTQPAPDPSPRKCDNCRKTRAFCSGHEPCNHCVVAGITCSYNMVPLRATPPKHRRSSDDEDANDTGRRQKRPRRLLPAPLRDNPNPPLYRRRPQLGVPGDGLCDWCREGGHQDKPCDADHANEIECSQCTKYRNLANPDHVCTVRGGEYWQKRFANSRPTYSHFDLEASCCVRCREKRGSNRPTLCDIDDRVKIGCTPCKIDGVLCEIYNEERVLALVRQPPPAAALMWDRPEPRDGVIAADRRPWWRHMCRECYSQIGERRWKPCSWILDVRLGEYKCGRCDANGLACVDSWTGVQYDAPYTYSGSGDKVTTLNKSGPRTGRHKCTNCAANDVHCRGYNNDDAGFACAKCSIWGLTCQIRPADGLTRTLPHMDRRMIGYSRVSSDRATTFLGCQPCLENGDRCDRKRPCDSCHDKGRACDLWSSGTCKRGRTVGADTPDYYMSLGYGPDGVNSGRWHVPEDQLIGPNKPKRAEASAAFSTAAYAAAQTPSRPGEAPNVAAGVGGRYNAFFNNLSPPNASNSGSTVSASALSNNPANQTYYGDNNAAQEALQTGQGYETWVGNFNAQRGGRQQPPGNENFPPFGGPPQNRDELGRIMGGGGGGSGSGSGSISISSGQDTTSDSDFYRMAQGSEVVVDPALSMDVDETDVQEQNRVAADIRQAMHLYVRDMRFISVELRQFSIPEIMDVPANVRPVQAPQRVLLELEDHPQAQRRPPYQTQWDPPAYEKNLRELLFKWKRPGYNVLCDIPDEPANFDADFAAEYQETRCEESQPQCGAVVRNGAHCENLQHMVRPQPYAVCDGCDMKGKKKLFEGPSPLTRGEFLNMRAYACSVCAVTEEAGAEFGGSWSGAGAGAAKPVTGCLCAAKLLSRRLCQFHRYRLAAAMMVQTMFVAEWAVTNFGPDACLFCKERPSRLTTDGFADALVYLCLNCQGVVCESFERGLHPGVHEWFGGVEPVTLWEQNWDPMPGVVVEEVLE, from the coding sequence ATGTCTAACCGGGTGCCGTCGACGATCGCCCTCCCTACGTTTGACCGGCCTCAAGCAAACACGAACACTGGCTCATCATCGAGCCAGCAACAGCCGGCACAACTCCAACAGCCgcagccacagcagcagcaacagacGCAACAGACGCAAACACAGTACTATGGGTTCTATGGCGAACAGCCGGAGCATGGGACGTGGCCGCTCACCGGGAACATCACGCAGCAGAACCAAGCACAAATGAGCCCCCAAGGACAACAGGCCGGCCTCTCGGCCGTGCCCAACACAaacccccttctcccggATCAGTCGCAGCCGGCGCAGCAGTTCCCGACTACGGAGCACTTCACGCCCGCGAACTCGGTGCTCCCGCAGGGGAACGCTTACacagcgccggcgcccaggaCCCGGacgcagccggcgccggaccCCAGCCCCAGGAAATGCGACAACTGCCGCAAGACCAgggccttctgctcgggCCACGAGCCGTGCAACCACTGCGTCGTCGCGGGCATCACCTGCTCGTACAACATGGTGCCCCTgagggcgacgccgccgaagcaCCGACGCTcgtcggacgacgaggacgccaaTGACACCGGCCGGCGGCAGAAGAGACCCCGGCGGCTCCTGCCGGCACCCCTGCGCGACAACCCAAACCCGCCCCTctaccgccgccggccgcagcTCGGGGTCCCCGGAGACGGCCTCTGCGACTGGTGCCGCGAGGGCGGGCACCAGGACAAACCCTGCGACGCAGACCACGCCAACGAGATCGAGTGCTCGCAGTGCACCAAGTACCGCAACCTCGCGAACCCGGACCACGTGTGCACGgtgcgcggcggcgagtaCTGGCAGAAGCGCTTCGCCAACTCGCGGCCGACGTACTCGcacttcgacctcgaggccagcTGCTGCGTGCGGTGCCGGGAGAAGCGTGGGTCCAACCGGCCGACGCTGTGCGACATTGACGACCGCGTCAAGATCGGCTGCACGCCCTGCAAGATCGACGGCGTGCTCTGCGAGATCTACAACGAGGAGCGGGTGCTGGCTCTCGTGCGTCAgcccccgccggcggccgccctcATGTGGGACCGCCCGGAGCCCCGGGACGGCGTCATTGCGGCGGACCGCCGGCCGTGGTGGCGCCACATGTGCCGCGAGTGCTACTCGCAGATCGGCGAGCGCCGCTGGAAGCCGTGCTCGTGGATCCTCGACGTGCGCCTGGGCGAGTACAAGTGCGGCCGCTGCGACGCCAACGGCCTCGCCTGCGTCGACTCCTGGACCGGCGTGCAGTACGACGCGCCGTATACCTACTCGGGCTCCGGCGACAAGGTCACGACGCTCAACAAGTCCGGGCCCCGGACCGGCCGGCACAAGTGCACCAACtgcgccgccaacgacgtcCACTGCCGCGGCTACAAtaacgacgacgccggcttCGCGTGCGCCAAGTGTTCCATCTGGGGCCTGACGTGCCAGATCCGGCCGGCCGACGGGCTGACGCGCACGCTGCCGCACATGGACCGCAGGATGATCGGCTACTCGCGCGTCTCGAGCGACCGGGCCACTACCTTCCTCGGGTGCCAGCCGTGCCTTGAGAACGGCGACAGGTGCGACCGCAAGCGGCCCTGCGACAGCTGCCACGACAAGGGCAGGGCGTGCGACCTCTGGAGCAGCGGGACGTGCAAGCGCGGCCgcaccgtcggcgccgacacGCCCGACTACTACATGTCGCTCGGCTACGGGCCCGACGGCGTCAACAGCGGCCGGTGGCACGTACCGGAGGACCAGCTCATCGGGCCCAATAAGCCGAAGCGCGCCGAGGCGAGCGCCGCCTTCAGCACGGCGGCCTACGCCGCCGCGCAGACtccgtcgaggccgggggAGGCTCCTAacgtggccgccggcgtgggCGGCAGGTAcaacgccttcttcaacaaccTTTCGCCGCCGAATGCCTCTAATAGCGGGAGCACGGTATCGGCGTCAGCGTTGTCCAACAACCCTGCCAATCAGACGTACTACGGCGACAATAACGCCGCCCAAGAGGCGCTCCAGACAGGCCAGGGCTACGAGACGTGGGTGGGCAACTTCAACGCCCAGCGCGGAGGTCGTCAGCAGCCCCCGGGTAACGAAAACTTCCCTCCGTTCGGGGGACCGCCTCAGAACCGGGACGAATTGGGGCGGATCatgggtggcggcggcggtggcagcggcagcggcagcggcagcatcagcatcagcagtGGTCAAGACACAACATCCGACAGCGACTTTTACCGCATGGCCCAGGGGTCCGAGGTCGTTGTGGACCCGGCTCTCTCCATGGACGTGGACGAGACAGACGTCCAGGAGCAGAaccgcgtcgccgccgacatcagGCAGGCGATGCACCTCTACGTCAGGGACATGCGCTTCATCTCCGTCGAGCTCCGCCAGTTTTCGATCCCCGAAATCATGGACGTCCCAGCCAACGTCAGGCCCGTCCAGGCGCCCCAGCGGgtgctcctcgagctcgaagACCACCCGCAGGCGCAGCGGCGTCCGCCGTACCAGACGCAGTGGGACCCCCCCGCGTACGAGAAGAACCTGAGGGAGCTCCTGTTCAAGTGGAAGAGGCCGGGGTACAACGTTCTCTGCGACATCCCCGACGAGCCCGCCAACTTTGACGCCGACTTTGCCGCCGAGTACCAAGAGACACGCTGCGAGGAGAGCCAGCCGCAGTGCGGCGCGGTGGTCCGCAACGGCGCGCACTGCGAGAACCTCCAGCATATGGTCCGCCCGCAGCCGTACGCGGTTTGCGACGGGTGCGACatgaagggcaagaagaaacTCTTTGAAGGGCCCTCGCCGCTGACGCGCGGGGAGTTCCTCAACATGCGGGCCTACGCGTGCTCCGTGTGCGCCGTGACGGAGGAGGCCGGGGCTGAGTTCGGCGGGTCGTGGAGCGGGGCTGGGGCCGGTGCGGCGAAGCCGGTGACGGGGTGCCTCTGCGCGGCCAAGCTGCTCAGCCGGCGGCTGTGTCAGTTCCACCGGTACCggctcgcggcggcgatgatggtgcaGACCATGTTCGTGGCCGAGTGGGCCGTGACCAACTTCGGGCCCGACGCGTGCCTCTTCTGCAAGGAGCGGCCGAGCCGGCTCACGACTGACGGCTTCGCCGACGCGCTCGTCTACTTGTGCCTCAACTGCCAGGGCGTCGTCTGCGAGAGCTTCGAGCGGGGCCTGCATCCGGGCGTGCACGAATggttcggcggcgtcgagcccGTGACGCTCTGGGAGCAGAACTGGGACCCGATGCccggcgttgtcgtcgaggaggtgtTAGAGTAG